In a single window of the Littorina saxatilis isolate snail1 linkage group LG3, US_GU_Lsax_2.0, whole genome shotgun sequence genome:
- the LOC138961927 gene encoding NADH dehydrogenase [ubiquinone] 1 beta subcomplex subunit 8, mitochondrial-like, protein MATLRGAVALSKALRPFMRKHGLSTTAVLTNWNKDWKPGPFPQTAEERAAAAKRYGLRVEDYDVYDNDGMGYGDYPKLPFASGDSRDPYEDWDIPELKRNFGEPLHALADIIGEDRWDANAKPRYSYLNMFLTLGAVLGTLATIYYLTLPYPLFLPAMPKQYPLNNLHLERGGQPEDAVAVKHYTFEPVD, encoded by the exons ATGGCGACCTTGAGAGGTGCTGTCGCTCTGTCGAAGGCACTGCGGCCGTTTATGCGCAAACATGGGCTTTCCACGACAGCAGTTCTAACCA ACTGGAACAAGGACTGGAAGCCTGGCCCGTTTCCCCAAACAGCAGAGGAGCGTGCGGCAGCGGCCAAGCGCTACGGACTGAGGGTGGAGGACTATGACGTGTACGACAACGACGGCATGGGCTACGGTGACTATCCCAAGCTGCCCTTCGCCTCTGGTGACTCCAGGGATCCCTACGAGGACTGGGACATCCCTGAGCTGAAGAGGAACTTTGGTGAACCG CTGCACGCCTTGGCCGACATCATTGGGGAGGACCGATGGGACGCCAATGCCAAGCCCAGATACTCCTA CCTGAACATGTTCCTGACACTGGGAGCCGTCCTGGGAACACTGGCAACCATCTACTACCTGACACTGCCCTACCCTCTCTTCTTGCCTGcc ATGCCAAAGCAGTACCCGCTGAACAACCTTCACCTGGAGAGAGGGGGTCAGCCCGAGGACGCGGTCGCCGTCAAACATTACACCTTTGAACCCGTGGACTAG